In Hahella sp. HNIBRBA332, the genomic window TCAGGTGAACTACTCCGCCGCCAAAGCAGGCATTCATGGCTTCACCAAAGCGCTGGCGCAGGAAGTGGCGCGCAAGGGCGTGACGGTGAACACCATCTCACCCGGCTACGTCGCCACTGCAATGGTGATGGCTGTGGCGGAAGAAGTCAGAGAAAAGATCAAGGCGCAGATTCCGGTGGGGCGTTTCGCCGAACCGGAAGAAATCGCCAGAGCGGTATCCTTTTTGACAGCGAAAGAGGCGGGTTATATCACCGGCTCCAACCTGTCTATCAATGGCGGTCAGCACATGTACTGACGCCCGGATGGAACCGGCCGCTGCGGCGGCCGGAGCCTCGCACTCAGTCAATTTGACTAATCCCTTGTGATCTTCTTGCATGAAATCCGTTGATTTCGCCTCCGTTGTTTATACGCTCCGCAATCCCCGTTATCCCGCTTACAATGCGGGTTAGGGCGAATCTAAAGGGTGTTTTCCGGTAGTGATGCCTTTATTGATTTGTAGTTATTTTGATCTAATCCATATTTCGAGCCATTGCTCTAACACAAACAATGAGTTGCGGAATAAAAATAAGTACACTCGTAAAGGTTTATAGCCTAGGCATTCGACAATAAAAACCTTTGCCATACTTATCAGGCTATACAACTGGAAAACAGGAAAGCTTTGCACTGAATCGGTGGAGCTGGGTTCATTAATAAAGTTAAAAAACATCAACCGGAATGGAGTGGATATGAACTACTTCGTGACAGGAGGCACCGGATTTATCGGTCGTTTCCTGGTTCCCAAATTATTAAAACGCGGCGGAACCGTATATTTATTGGTGCGGGAGGCGTCACTCCCCAAGCTGGATGAGTTGCGTGAGCGCTGGAATGCGTCGGATGAGCAGGTAGTCGGCGTTGTCGGCGATTTGGCGCAACCGATGCTTGGCGTCAGTGAAAAAGACGCTACGATGCTGCAGGGCAAAGTGGATCATTTCTTCCATTTGGCGGCCATCTACGACATGCAGGCTTCTGCGGAAAGTCAGGAGCAGGCGAATATCGAAGGTACGCGGAATGCGGTTAAGTTGGCCGATAGCCTCAAAGCCGCCTGTTTCCATCATGTCAGCTCCATCGCGGCGGCGGGTCTGTATCGCGGCATCTTCCGCGAAGACATGTTCGAAGAAGCGGAGAAACTGGATAACCCCTATTTGCGCACCAAGCATGAATCCGAAAAAGTGGTGCGGGAAGAATGTCAGACGCCATGGCGCGTCTATCGTCCGGGCATGGTCGTCGGTCACTCCAAAACCGGTGAGATCGATAAAATTGACGGCCCTTATTACTTCTTCAAGCTGATTCAGAAACTGCGTAGCGCATTGCCGCAGTGGATGCCCACCGTCGGCCTGGAAGGCGGACGCATTAACATTGTGCCGGTGGATTTCGTTGTAGGCGCGATGGATCACATTGCGCATACGGAGGGAGAAGACGGCAAGTGCTTCCACCTGACGGACCCAGATCCCTATAAAGTGGGTGAAATTCTGAATATCTTCGCGGAAGCGGGCCACGCTCCGAAGATGGCCATGCGTATCGATGCGCGCATGTTTGGCTTTATTCCGCCGATGATTCGCCAGGGTATCGCACGACTGCCTCCAGTGCAGCGTATGAAAACCGCCGTGCTCAACGACCTTGGGATTCCAGATGAGGTGATGAGCTTTATCAACTACCCAACCCGCTTTGACAACCGCGAGACTGAGCGTCTGCTTAAAGGGACCGAGATCGCCGTTCCCCGCTTGCAGGATTATGCGCCGGCGATTTGGGACTATTGGGAGCGTCATCTGGACCCGGATCTCTATAAGGACCGTACTTTGCGGGGGGCGGTGGAAGGGCGTGTTTGCGTCATCACCGGCGCTACCTCAGGCATCGGTTTGAGCGCCGCGCGCAAATTGGCGGAAGCGGGCGCCAAAGTGGTTATCGCCGCGCGCACCCTGGAAAAACTGCAGGAAGTGAAAAAAGAGCTGGAGGCATTGGGCGGCGAAATTTATGAATACTCCGTCGACCTCTCTGATCTGGAAGACTGCGATCGCTTTGTCGCCGATGTCCTCAAGGATCTGGGGCATGTCGACGTGTTGGTGAATAACGCTGGCCGCTCTATTCGTCGCTCCATTCAACACGCGTTTGACCGTTTCCATGATTTTGAGCGCACCATGCAACTCAACTACTTCGGTTCGTTGCGATTGATTATGGGATTTGCGCCGAGCATGCTGGAGCGGAGACGAGGGCATATTGTGAATATTTCCTCTATCGGCGTATTGACCAACGCTCCTCGCTTTTCCGCCTATGTGGCCTCCAAGGCGGCGCTGGATGCGTTTTCACGCTGTGCGGCGGCGGAATTCTCCGATAAGAACGTCACCTTCACCACGATCAATATGCCATTAGTGCGGACGCCAATGATCAGCCCCACCAAGATTTACGACTCGGTGCCAACGCTGACTCCCGAAGAAGCGGCGGATCTGATTGCGGAGGCGATTATTCACCGGCCCAAACGCATCGCTACGCGCCTGGGCGTGTTCGCGCAAGTGCTGCACTCTATGGCGCCGAAGTTCAGTGAAATCATCATGAACACCGGCTTCAAGATGTTCCCGGACTCCAGCGCCGCCACTGGCGGTAAAGATGGCGAGAAGCCCAAGGTTTCCACCGAGCAGGTCGCTTTTGCTGCGATCATGCGGGGAATTCACTGGTAACTTCCATCCCTATCGGAAAACAGGTCCCGGCCTTGGCGCCGGGGCCTCGCCTTTCTTAATCAGTATCCTTATAGTCTGAGCAAATCAAGCCGTTGCGCATTAGAAAATTGACTGCAAAACACCTACACTTGCTGGCTCAGGCTGCGTAACCTGAAAGTTTTTTGGCATTATTCCTGTTACGCAGGGCCCCGCGATTTTATAGGGCGGACCTATGCTCGCCATTAATAAATTAAATGGCGCGACAATAGGCTTGGTTCAGTGGAAAAGGTATGATTACGCCACTTTTGTGTGGTGTCTTCCACTCTCTGAACGCAGCAACGTATCGCTGCAATAATTTGTTGAAATAACAAGCGTATTTTGGTGCTTGCATCAAATCAGAAAATGTAATTTAGGAGAAACAACGATGGGCGTTCTAGTAGGAAAACCTGCTCCCGACTTTACCGTTCCTGCTGTTCTGGCTGACGGTCAGATCGTAGACGAATACAAGCTGTCTGAAGCAATCAAAGGCAAATATGCTCTGATTTTCTTCTACCCTCTGGACTTCACCTTCGTATGTCCTTCCGAGTTGATTGCACTGGATCACCGTGTAGAGCAATTCAAAGAGCGCGGCGTAGAAGTAATCGGCGTTTCCATCGACTCTCACTTCACTCACAACGCATGGCGTAACACGCCTGTGGATAAAGGCGGCATTGGTCCCGTCAAGTACACTCTGGCGGCTGACCTGAACCACGAAATCTGTAAAGCGTTTGACGTTGAGTCTGCCGGCGGCGTTGCGTTCCGTGGCGCATTCCTGATCGACAAAGACGGCGTTGTGCGTTCGCAAATCGTTAATGATCTGCCGCTGGGCCGTAACGTAGACGAGCTGATTCGTCTGGTTGACGCGCTGCAATTCCACGAAGAGCACGGCGAAGTATGTCCTGCTGGCTGGAAGAAGGGCGACAAAGGTATGCAGGCTTCTCCAGAAGGCGTGGCCAACTACCTGTCTCAAAACTCCGACAAGCTGTAATCGCTGTCGAGTCGTCTAGTCCTGAAATAGGCGTCAACTCTATTCAGGACGGGGCAAGTGAGTAAAAAAGGCCGCTTTTGCGGCCTTTTTTGCGTCTAAGAGAAGCCCTATAAGATAGGCGCTGTGAGCAGCGCTTATCGATCTTCGGTGTAGAAATAAGGAGAGCCGGAGATCAGTCTGCGTAGTCTTGCTGATCGGTGGTCCAGCCGCCCAATTCTTTCCAGCGGTTTACGATTGAGCAGAATAGCTCGGCCGTTTTCATTGCGTCATATTCTGCGGAATGCGCTTCTTTGTTATCGAAGGGAATGCCTGCTAACTGACAGGCTCTGGACAATACCGTGTGTCCATAGGCCAGCGCCGCCAGTGTTGCTGTGTCGAATGTGGAAAACGGATGAAATGGATTGCGTTTTACATCCCCTCTCTCGGCGGCGGCGAACAAGAACGAGTGATCAAAGGTGGCGTTGTGGCCGACCAGGATCGCGCGATTGCAACCGTTGGACTTTACGGATTTGCGAATAGGGCGGAACAACTCGTTCAGCGCATCGGCTTCGGGTTTTGCGTCGCGCAAAGGATTGAATGGATCGATCCCGGTAAACTCCAGCGCAGCCTGCTCAATGTTGGCGCCGGCGAAGGGCTCTACATTGAAGCTGACCGGCGGCTCAGGATAGAGCATCCCGTCATCCTCCATGCTGATAATAACGGCGGAGACCTCCAGGAGCGCATCGGTCTTGGAGTTGAAGCCGGCCGTCTCGACATCCACCACAACTGGCAGGAAGCCGCGGAAACGTCTGGCGAGAGGGGATTTGGGGCGGTTTTGCGATTCAGACACTGGTTATCTACTTTTGGTTGAGGTGGCGAACGACTCCCGCCACTGCTGTACTGTTATGAGAAATAAAGGTTTTTACGCGACTGCGTGCTTGGGGAGCTGCGTCAGAGCAGCTCAGCCTTCCAGCGAATGGTCTCTCCAGCGCGAAAGGGAACTATTGTTGAGTCGCCCAGCGTCATGCTGGTAGGTATCGTCCATTCCTGTTTGCTCAAGCGTACTTTGCCGTTATTGACTGGTAGGCCGTAAAACTTCGGGCCGTGAAGACTGGCGAAGCCTTCCAGTTTATCCAACGCGCCCAGTTCATCGAAGGCTTCCGCATATAACTCCAGCGCAGAGGGCGCAGTGAAGCAGCCGGCGCAGCCGCAAGCCGCTTC contains:
- a CDS encoding SDR family oxidoreductase yields the protein MNYFVTGGTGFIGRFLVPKLLKRGGTVYLLVREASLPKLDELRERWNASDEQVVGVVGDLAQPMLGVSEKDATMLQGKVDHFFHLAAIYDMQASAESQEQANIEGTRNAVKLADSLKAACFHHVSSIAAAGLYRGIFREDMFEEAEKLDNPYLRTKHESEKVVREECQTPWRVYRPGMVVGHSKTGEIDKIDGPYYFFKLIQKLRSALPQWMPTVGLEGGRINIVPVDFVVGAMDHIAHTEGEDGKCFHLTDPDPYKVGEILNIFAEAGHAPKMAMRIDARMFGFIPPMIRQGIARLPPVQRMKTAVLNDLGIPDEVMSFINYPTRFDNRETERLLKGTEIAVPRLQDYAPAIWDYWERHLDPDLYKDRTLRGAVEGRVCVITGATSGIGLSAARKLAEAGAKVVIAARTLEKLQEVKKELEALGGEIYEYSVDLSDLEDCDRFVADVLKDLGHVDVLVNNAGRSIRRSIQHAFDRFHDFERTMQLNYFGSLRLIMGFAPSMLERRRGHIVNISSIGVLTNAPRFSAYVASKAALDAFSRCAAAEFSDKNVTFTTINMPLVRTPMISPTKIYDSVPTLTPEEAADLIAEAIIHRPKRIATRLGVFAQVLHSMAPKFSEIIMNTGFKMFPDSSAATGGKDGEKPKVSTEQVAFAAIMRGIHW
- a CDS encoding peroxiredoxin, which codes for MGVLVGKPAPDFTVPAVLADGQIVDEYKLSEAIKGKYALIFFYPLDFTFVCPSELIALDHRVEQFKERGVEVIGVSIDSHFTHNAWRNTPVDKGGIGPVKYTLAADLNHEICKAFDVESAGGVAFRGAFLIDKDGVVRSQIVNDLPLGRNVDELIRLVDALQFHEEHGEVCPAGWKKGDKGMQASPEGVANYLSQNSDKL
- the rnt gene encoding ribonuclease T, which translates into the protein MSESQNRPKSPLARRFRGFLPVVVDVETAGFNSKTDALLEVSAVIISMEDDGMLYPEPPVSFNVEPFAGANIEQAALEFTGIDPFNPLRDAKPEADALNELFRPIRKSVKSNGCNRAILVGHNATFDHSFLFAAAERGDVKRNPFHPFSTFDTATLAALAYGHTVLSRACQLAGIPFDNKEAHSAEYDAMKTAELFCSIVNRWKELGGWTTDQQDYAD